The Callospermophilus lateralis isolate mCalLat2 chromosome 3, mCalLat2.hap1, whole genome shotgun sequence genome has a segment encoding these proteins:
- the LOC143394879 gene encoding signal-regulatory protein beta-1-like translates to MSAPASWPQRPCPVLLLTLLLGLTGAAAQELQVIQPEKSVSVAAGESATLHCSVTSLLPVGPIRWFKGTGPGRELIYNIREGHFPRVTNVSDVTKRDNRDFSIRISNATPADAGTYYCVKFQKSTPVDKELQSGPGTELSVRARPSAPMVSGPATRATPGQTVSFTCQSHGFSPRNIILKWFKNGNELSHTQTSVHPTGESVSFNVSSTAQVTLAPGDVHSQVICEVAHVTLQGSPLRGTANLSDTIGVPPTVEVTSQPTMAGNLVNIICQVMQFYPQSLQLTWVENGNVSRTETGSTRSENKDGTFNLTSWLLVNSSVHREDVTFTCRVEHDGQPATTRSYTLKVSAGPREQGLDNTPEPAVKSSLPSYLIGLFLGPKILVGVSVSALYVHRKQKS, encoded by the exons ATGTCTGCACCTGCCTCCTGGCCCCAGCGTCCCTGTCCTGTCCTGCTGCTGACCCTCCTGCTGGGACTCACAG GAGCGGCTGCTCAGGAGCTGCAGGTGATCCAGCCTGAGAAGTCAGTGTCTGTCGCTGCTGGAGAGTCGGCCACTCTGCACTGCTCTGTCACCTCCCTGCTCCCCGTGGGGCCCATCCGGTGGTTTAAGGGGACAGGGCCAGGCCGGGAGTTGATCTACAACATTAGAGAAGGCCACTTCCCCCGagtcacaaatgtctcagatgtcACAAAGAGGGACAACAGGGACTTTTCCATCCGCATCAGTAATGCCACCCCAGCAGACGCCGGCACCTACTACTGTGTGAAGTTCCAGAAATCGACCCCTGTTGATAAGGAGCTTCAGTCTGGACCAGGCACCGAGTTGTCTGTGCGAG CCAGACCTTCTGCCCCCATGGTATCGGGTCCTGCGACCAGGGCCACACCTGGGCAAACAGTGAGCTTCACCTGCCAGTCCCACGGCTTCTCCCCCCGGAACATCATCCTCAAGTGGTTCAAAAATGGAAATGAGCTCTCGCACACCCAAACCAGCGTGCACCCCACGGGAGAAAGTGTGTCCTTCAATGTGTCCAGCACAGCCCAGGTGACCCTGGCCCCAGGGGATGTCCACTCTCAGGTCATTTGTGAGGTGGCCCATGTCACCCTACAGGGGAGCCCTCTTCGTGGGACTGCCAACTTGTCTGACACCATCGGAG TTCCGCCCACCGTGGAGGTCACCTCACAGCCCACCATGGCAGGGAATCTGGTGAACATCATCTGCCAGGTGATGCAGTTCTACCCCCAGAGCCTGCAGCTGACCTGGGTGGAGAATGGAAATGTGTCCAGGACAGAAACAGGCTCGACCCGCTCAGAGAACAAGgacgggaccttcaacctgacgaGCTGGCTGCTGGTCAACTCCTCTGTGCACAGGGAGGACGTGACGTTCACCTGCCGGGTGGAGCATGATGGGCAGCCAGCCACCACCAGGAGCTACACCCTGAAGGTCTCTGCTGGCCCCAGGGAGCAAGGCCTGGACAACACCCCTG AACCAG CAGTGAAGTCTAGTCTTCCTTCATACCTCATAGGCCTGTTCCTTGGCCCGAAGATCCTTGTAGGAGTCAGTGTCTCAGCCCTCTACGTCCACAGGAAGCAGAAGTCCTGA